The following coding sequences are from one Musa acuminata AAA Group cultivar baxijiao chromosome BXJ2-4, Cavendish_Baxijiao_AAA, whole genome shotgun sequence window:
- the LOC135609074 gene encoding geraniol 8-hydroxylase-like — protein sequence MESSLWLLLSLGVSVLFLLLLLSRATKRSSKSGGKRLPPGPTPLPVVGNLFELGDKPHRSLARLAKLYSPVMTLRLGRVTTVFVSSPEMAGEILQKNDAVLSSRWIPEAVRVLDQSEASMVWLPPCQRWRKLRRICKTQLFTAQRLDSYQSLRREKVQELMQYISDSTSKGMLVHVGRVAFSTTLNLISRTVFSVDLVDLYAESAQEFKQVVEGITEEAGRANLSDYFPLLAKLDPQGIRRRSTKYFKRLHDIFDEQIDRRLHRERDGTTARNDFLDELLEHQVQGDGTKFDRQALKSLFSDIFVAGSDTSSRTVEWAMAELLRNPRTMAKVREEIGRVIGFERAVEEADIGSLPYLQATVKETLRLHPPAPLLLPRLAEATVELHGYEIPEGTRVLINVWAIGRDSSAWTEPEEFLPERFLNREVDFWGRDLELIPFGAGRRICPGLPLAYRMVHLMLASMLQRFEWRLPEGVEPGDLDMEEKFGLTLIMASPLKAMAVPTKCC from the exons ATGGAGTCCTCTCTGTGGCTGCTTCTTTCTCTCGGTGTCTccgtcctttttcttcttcttcttctttctagaGCCACAAAGAGGTCATCGAAGTCCGGCGGCAAGCGGCTTCCACCTGGGCCGACTCCACTCCCAGTTGTCGGCAACCTGTTCGAGCTCGGTGACAAACCCCACCGGTCCCTCGCCCGCCTCGCCAAGCTCTATTCCCCTGTCATGACCCTCCGCCTCGGTCGAGTGACCACCGTGTTCGTCTCCTCCCCGGAAATGGCAGGAGAAATCCTGCAGAAGAACGATGCAGTGCTCTCCAGTCGCTGGATCCCAGAAGCTGTTCGCGTGTTGGACCAGAGCGAGGCCTCCATGGTGTGGCTTCCGCCGTGCCAACGATGGCGGAAACTGCGTAGAATCTGTAAAACCCAGCTCTTTACTGCACAAAGACTCGACAGCTACCAGTCCCTTCGGCGCGAAAAGGTACAGGAACTGATGCAGTACATCTCTGACAGCACGTCGAAGGGCATGCTGGTTCACGTCGGGCGCGTGGCGTTCAGCACCACGCTGAATTTAATTTCTCGCACCGTCTTCTCCGTGGATCTCGTTGATCTCTACGCTGAGTCCGCGCAAGAATTCAAGCAAGTGGTGGAGGGGATCACGGAGGAAGCTGGGCGGGCGAACCTGTCCGATTACTTCCCACTGCTCGCAAAGCTCGACCCGCAGGGCATTCGTCGCCGTTCCACCAAATACTTCAAGAGGCTGCATGACATCTTCGATGAGCAAATAGATCGGCGGCTACACAGGGAACGAGATGGAACCACCGCCCGCAATGATTTCCTGGATGAGCTCCTCGAACACCAAGTGCAGGGAGACGGCACCAAGTTCGATCGACAAGCACTGAAATCTTTATTTTCG GACATATTTGTGGCGGGGAGCGACACGAGCTCGAGAACCGTGGAATGGGCTATGGCGGAGCTGCTTCGTAATCCCCGGACCATGGCGAAAGTGCGTGAGGAGATCGGCCGAGTTATCGGCTTCGAAAGAGCAGTGGAGGAAGCGGACATCGGTTCACTCCCCTACCTGCAAGCCACGGTCAAGGAGACGCTGCGTCTGCACCCACCGGCGCCACTTCTGTTGCCTCGCTTAGCAGAAGCCACCGTGGAGCTGCACGGCTACGAGATACCGGAGGGCACGCGGGTGCTCATCAATGTCTGGGCGATCGGGCGAGACAGCAGCGCGTGGACGGAGCCGGAGGAGTTCTTGCCGGAGAGGTTCTTGAACAGGGAGGTGGACTTCTGGGGCCGCGACTTGGAGCTCATACCGTTCGGAGCGGGACGCCGGATCTGCCCCGGACTGCCATTGGCGTACCGGATGGTGCACCTCATGCTGGCGTCCATGCTGCAGAGG
- the LOC135610205 gene encoding geraniol 8-hydroxylase-like: MESSLWLLLSLGVSVLFLLLLLSRATKRSSKSGGHQLPPGPTPLPVVGNLFELGDKPHRSLARLAKLYSPVMTLRLGQVTTVFVSSPEMAGEILQKNDAVFSSRWIPEAVRVLAHSEASMAWLPPCQRWRNLRRICKTQLFTAERLDSYQSLRREKVQELMQYISDSSTSKGLLVHVGRVAFSTTLNLISRTVFSVDLVDLYAESAQEFKQVVEGITEEAGRANLSDYFPLLAKLDPQGIRRRSTKYFKRLHDIFDEQIDRRLHRERDGTTARNDFLDELLEHQVQGDGTKFDRQALKSLFSDIFVAGSDTSSRTVEWAMAELLRNPRTMAKVREEIGRVIGFARAVEEADIGSLPYLQATVKETMRLHPPVPLLLPRLAEATVELHGYEIPEGTRVLINVWAIGRDSSAWTEPEEFLPERFLNSEVDFRGRDLELIPFGAGRRICPGLPLAYRMVHLMLASMLQRFEWRLPEGVEPGDLDMEEKLGLTLIMASPLKAMAVPTKCC, encoded by the exons ATGGAGTCCTCTCTGTGGCTGCTTCTTTCTCTCGGTGTCTccgtcctttttcttcttcttcttctttctagaGCCACAAAGAGGTCATCGAAGTCCGGCGGTCACCAGCTTCCACCTGGGCCGACTCCACTTCCAGTTGTCGGCAACCTGTTCGAGCTCGGAGACAAACCCCACCGTTCCCTCGCCCGCCTCGCCAAGCTCTATTCCCCAGTCATGACCCTCCGCCTCGGTCAAGTGACCACCGTGTTCGTCTCCTCCCCGGAAATGGCAGGAGAAATCCTGCAGAAGAACGATGCAGTGTTCTCCAGTCGCTGGATCCCAGAAGCTGTTCGCGTGTTGGCCCACAGCGAGGCCTCCATGGCGTGGCTTCCGCCGTGCCAACGATGGCGGAACCTACGTAGAATCTGTAAAACCCAGCTCTTTACTGCAGAAAGACTCGACAGCTACCAGTCCCTTCGGCGCGAAAAGGTACAGGAACTGATGCAGTACATCTCTGACAGCAGCACGTCCAAGGGCTTGCTGGTTCACGTCGGGCGCGTGGCGTTCAGCACCACGCTGAATTTAATTTCTCGCACCGTCTTCTCCGTGGATCTCGTCGATCTCTACGCTGAGTCCGCGCAAGAATTCAAGCAAGTGGTGGAGGGGATCACGGAGGAAGCTGGGCGGGCGAACCTGTCCGATTACTTCCCACTGCTCGCAAAGCTCGACCCGCAGGGCATTCGTCGCCGTTCCACCAAATACTTCAAGAGGCTGCATGACATCTTCGATGAGCAAATAGATCGGCGGCTACACAGGGAACGAGATGGAACCACCGCCCGCAATGATTTCCTGGATGAGCTCCTCGAACACCAAGTGCAGGGAGACGGCACCAAGTTCGATCGACAAGCACTGAAATCTTTATTTTCG GACATATTTGTGGCGGGGAGCGACACGAGCTCGAGAACCGTGGAATGGGCTATGGCGGAGCTGCTTCGTAATCCCCGGACCATGGCGAAAGTGCGTGAGGAGATCGGCCGAGTTATCGGCTTCGCAAGAGCAGTGGAGGAAGCGGACATCGGTTCACTACCCTACCTGCAAGCCACGGTCAAGGAGACGATGCGTCTGCACCCACCGGTGCCACTTCTGCTGCCTCGCTTAGCAGAAGCCACCGTGGAGCTGCACGGCTACGAGATACCGGAGGGCACGCGGGTGCTCATCAATGTCTGGGCGATCGGGCGAGACAGCAGCGCGTGGACGGAGCCGGAGGAGTTCTTGCCGGAGAGGTTCTTGAACAGCGAGGTGGACTTCAGGGGCCGCGACTTGGAGCTCATACCGTTCGGAGCGGGACGCCGGATCTGCCCCGGACTGCCATTGGCGTACCGGATGGTGCACCTCATGCTGGCGTCCATGCTGCAGAGGTTCGAGTGGAGGCTGCCGGAAGGGGTAGAGCCAGGGGATTTGGACATGGAGGAGAAGTTGGGACTCACCTTGATCATGGCTTCTCCGCTCAAAGCTATGGCCGTTCCCACTAAATGCTGTTAG
- the LOC135610206 gene encoding UDP-glucuronate 4-epimerase 3-like produces the protein MMDSLPATPGKFKMDKPQYHYHHHHHPRQLTVRWQHYPLVSKVAVWSFLAIALLVAFFFLSPTTPNSSSTSGRRSLRNAAPWGGPAWEKCVRSSARVRRSGGISVLVTGAAGFVGTHVSTALKRRGDGVLGLDNFNDYYDPSLKRARQALLDRAGVFVVEGDVNDGPLLHKLFDVVPFTHVMHLAAQAGVRYAMTNPSSYVHSNVAGLVSVLEVAKSADPQPAVVWASSSSVYGLNSHVPFSEVDRTDRPASLYAATKKAGEEIAHVYNHIYGLAITGLRFFTVYGPWGRPDMAYFFFTRDILRSKPISIFEGPGHATVARDFTYIDDIVSGCLAALDNAGKSTGSGGKKRGSAPLRVYNLGNTSPVPVSHLVSILEQLLKVKAVRNVVKMPRNGDVQFTHANISLAQRELGYHPTTGLNTGLKKFVRWYLGYYPTSSSKKGSRGGSSSAL, from the coding sequence ATGATGGATAGCCTGCCGGCCACCCCGGGCAAGTTCAAGATGGACAAGCCCCAGTATCactatcaccaccaccaccacccgcgTCAGCTCACCGTCCGGTGGCAACACTACCCGCTCGTCTCCAAGGTCGCAGTCTGGTCTTTCCTCGCCATCGCCCTCCTAgtcgccttcttcttcctctcaccCACCACCCCCAACTCCTCCTCCACCTCTGGGCGTCGCTCCCTCCGTAACGCCGCCCCGTGGGGCGGCCCCGCCTGGGAGAAGTGCGTGCGCTCCTCCGCCCGCGTCCGCCGCTCCGGCGGCATCTCCGTCCTCGTCACTGGCGCCGCCGGCTTCGTGGGTACCCACGTCTCTACCGCGCTCAAGCGCCGCGGCGACGGCGTCCTTGGGCTCGACAACTTCAACGACTACTACGACCCCTCCCTCAAGCGCGCCCGCCAGGCCCTCCTCGACCGCGCGGGTGTCTTCGTCGTCGAGGGCGACGTCAACGACGGCCCTCTCCTCCACAAGCTGTTCGACGTGGTGCCCTTCACCCATGTGATGCACCTGGCCGCGCAGGCCGGCGTCCGTTACGCCATGACCAATCCGTCCTCCTACGTCCACTCCAATGTCGCCGGGCTCGTGTCGGTGCTCGAGGTCGCCAAGTCAGCGGACCCGCAGCCCGCCGTTGTTTGGGCTTCGTCGTCTTCCGTCTACGGCCTCAACTCCCACGTGCCCTTCTCGGAGGTTGACCGCACTGACCGGCCGGCCTCCCTCTACGCCGCCACCAAGAAGGCAGGCGAGGAAATCGCCCATGTCTACAACCACATTTATGGACTCGCCATCACCGGCCTCCGCTTCTTCACTGTCTACGGCCCCTGGGGGCGCCCCGACATGGCCTACTTCTTCTTCACGAGAGACATCCTCCGCAGCAAGCCGATTTCCATCTTTGAAGGCCCAGGTCATGCCACCGTTGCCCGTGATTTTACCTACATTGATGACATCGTGAGCGGTTGTCTTGCGGCTCTCGACAATGCTGGGAAGAGCACCGGTAGCGGCGGCAAGAAGCGGGGGTCTGCGCCGCTCCGCGTCTACAACCTCGGCAATACGTCCCCAGTCCCCGTGTCTCATCTCGTGTCTATCCTGGAGCAACTCTTAAAGGTCAAGGCCGTCCGCAATGTCGTCAAAATGCCACGGAATGGGGATGTACAGTTTACTCATGCCAACATCAGCCTTGCGCAGCGGGAGCTCGGGTATCATCCGACCACCGGTCTGAACACTGGCCTCAAGAAGTTCGTCCGGTGGTACCTTGGGTACTACCCTACTTCCTCGAGTAAAAAGGGATCAAGAGGTGGCAGCAGCAGTGCTCTCTAG